The Salmo trutta chromosome 6, fSalTru1.1, whole genome shotgun sequence genome has a window encoding:
- the LOC115195333 gene encoding uncharacterized protein LOC115195333, with the protein MDRFNWFIGTDRFNWFIGTDRFNWFIGTDRFNWFIGTDRFNWFIGTDRFNWFIGTDRFNWFIGTDRFNWFIGTDRFNWFIGTDRFNWFIGTDRFNWFIGTDRFNWFIGTDRFNWFIGTDRFNWFIGTDRFNWFIGTDRFNWFIGTDRFNWFIGTDRFNWFIGTDRFNWFIGTDRFNWFIGTDRFNWFIGTDRFNWFIGTDRFNWFIGTDRFNWFIGTDRFNWFIGTDRFNWFIGTDRFNWFIGTDRFNWFIGTDRFNWFIGTDRFNWFIGTDRFNWFIGTDRFNWFIGTDRFNWFIGTDRFNWFIGTDRFNWFIGTDRFNWFIGTDRFNWFIGTDRFNWFIGTDRFNWFIGTDRFNWFIGTDRFNWFIGTDRFNWFIGTDRFNWFHRIALTYQLECFSNGTLFPT; encoded by the exons ATGGATAGGTTTAATTGGTTCATCGGAACGGATAGGTTTAATTGGTTCATCGGAACGGATAGGTTTAATTGGTTCATCGGAACGGATAGGTTTAATTGGTTCATCGGAACGGATAGGTTTAATTGGTTCATCGGAACGGATAGGTTTAATTGGTTCATCGGAACGGATAGGTTTAATTGGTTCATCGGAACGGATAGGTTTAATTGGTTCATCGGAACGGATAGGTTTAATTGGTTCATCGGAACGGATAGGTTTAATTGGTTCATCGGAACGGATAGGTTTAATTGGTTCATCGGAACGGATAGGTTTAATTGGTTCATCGGAACGGATAGGTTTAATTGGTTCATCGGAACGGATAGGTTTAATTGGTTCATCGGGACGGATAGGTTTAATTGGTTCATCGGGACGGATAGGTTTAATTGGTTCATCGGGACGGATAGGTTTAATTGGTTCATCGGGACGGATAGGTTTAATTGGTTCATCGGGACGGATAGGTTTAATTGGTTCATCGGGACGGATAGGTTTAATTGGTTCATCGGGACGGATAGGTTTAATTGGTTCATCGGGACGGATAGGTTTAATTGGTTCATCGGGACGGATAGGTTTAATTGGTTCATCGGGACGGATAGGTTTAATTGGTTCATCGGGACGGATAGGTTTAATTGGTTCATCGGGACGGATAGGTTTAATTGGTTCATCGGGACGGATAGGTTTAATTGGTTCATCGGAACGGATAGGTTTAATTGGTTCATCGGAACGGATAGGTTTAATTGGTTCATCGGAACGGATAGGTTTAATTGGTTCATCGGAACGGATAGGTTTAATTGGTTCATCGGGACGGATAGGTTTAATTGGTTCATCGGGACGGATAGGTTTAATTGGTTCATCGGGACGGATAGGTTTAATTGGTTCATCGGGACGGATAGGTTTAATTGGTTCATCGGGACGGATAGGTTTAATTGGTTCATCGGGACGGATAGGTTTAATTGGTTCATCGGGACGGATAGGTTTAATTGGTTCATCGGGACGGATAGGTTTAATTGGTTCATCGGGACGGATAGGTTTAATTGGTTCATCGGAACGGATAGGTTTAATTGGTTCATCGGAACGGATAGGTTTAATTGGTTCATCGGGACGGATAG GTTTAATTGGTTCCACCGTATTGCTTTAACCTACCAGTTGGAGtgcttctcaaatggcaccctattccctacatag